The region cagttttcatttatttctgCCGTTGGGAAATTGCAGCACCAGCACTGGCGCACATTCGTTCCCAATGCCGTGGAAATCCGAGCGAGGAAAAGAGCCAACACGAGCTGAGGCCCGAAGAGGCCGACGAAGCCGAGGAAAATCAAATTGCGATCAAGAGGCCGTCGAGCGAGCGCTGAAAGAAAGGTCTATAAAAGAACAAAGCGCGCCAAGGCTGGGCATCAGTTTGATTCGAGCCAGCAGCCAGTACAAAAGCTGCTCCTGGTGCCTCCAGATTGGGTTTTATTTGGCCAAAGGACTAGCCCCACCACCACCTGTGTAGCACCTGTCGCGCGGTGTACCGCGAGTGTTGTCGTGAAAAGTGTGATCAGTGCCCCAGAATGACATTCAAGCAGTGGCCCTGGCAGGCCCTCATCGGCCTGCTGTCCGTGTTATTCCTCGCCAGCAGTTGTGGGGCGGCCACCGAGCAGCTGGGCAGTCCTCCCAGCCCCAGTCCATCGCAAAACGTAGGGGCACGGACCCTCCTGCGGGTCTACGACGAGTGCACCCGCGCCGAGGCCGGGTTCGTGCCATGCCTGAAGAAGAAGGCCATCTCCTTCATCGACCGCCTGGCCCCCATCGACGCCATCAACGTGGCCGAGGGCATCAAGCTGGTGCGCCTGGAAACGGCTCCGCGCCCTCCAGCCACCAGCGAGAATGAGCTGGAGTCCTCGCTGCCCCGATCCGGCAGCGATCGCGACGCAAAGCTCACCAACATGCTCATCGAGCGGCTCAGCTACTTCTTCAACGGACACTCGCTGCAGGTCAGCTTCCCCAAGCTCACATCGGACGAGATTGGACGCGGCCTAGAGGAAGGTAAGACATCTTCTGGGGCTTATGGGCTTATGGGCTTATGGGCCGGGGGCTTTTCCTCTACTCAGACAATTTATCATATTTATGCACagtcctaaaaatatatatttgccattaaatataaatgacaACCCCTTAACAAAtatgtaaaacatttttctaagcatgtcaaaattattattttataaattgaagGTTTAAAGCAGCTTACGAATGAAATAATTAggacttgattatttttctatGTTCTAATATTTGAgctttttttcttatatttataaacatgtAATATACATTGAAAGCAGCGATTTTCCAGTTAGGAAAAGCAACTTTAATAAGTGTAGTTTGTACAAGCACAGTGATTTTGGTCTTGAACTTTCTTATTTTTCCCAATTAGTAACGTCAACAGATCGCTTCTACCTTTTAAAGGTTAGTTATTATATTAGATAGCTGGTCTCTTTCCCGAAACCC is a window of Drosophila biarmipes strain raj3 chromosome 3R, RU_DBia_V1.1, whole genome shotgun sequence DNA encoding:
- the LOC108027094 gene encoding uncharacterized protein LOC108027094; translated protein: MTFKQWPWQALIGLLSVLFLASSCGAATEQLGSPPSPSPSQNVGARTLLRVYDECTRAEAGFVPCLKKKAISFIDRLAPIDAINVAEGIKLVRLETAPRPPATSENELESSLPRSGSDRDAKLTNMLIERLSYFFNGHSLQVSFPKLTSDEIGRGLEEGRGKMKKMMGMMMMGMAMKMMSMVPIAMGALYILAGKALIISKIALLLAGIIGLKKLMSGKSSGGSSGWSSGGGGGGGGGWSSGGGGGGGGGWDRRSLTEAQELAYRAHNLKQEQAAHAQSHPQLQHLHPKAAAPQVTKS